Within Oncorhynchus masou masou isolate Uvic2021 chromosome 17, UVic_Omas_1.1, whole genome shotgun sequence, the genomic segment aggcgGTCAAAAGAGGggtgagtgtaaccgatgtgaaatagctagctagttagcggtggtgcacgctaatagtgtttcaatcggtgacgtcactcgctttgagacctcgaagtagtggttccccttgctctgcaagggccgcttCTTTTGtggatgggtaacgatgctttgtggatgactgttattgatgtgtgcagagggtccctggtttgggcaaggggacggactaaagttatactgttacatacacATAAATAATCAGATCTTTAAGCGTTTCGGAAAATAACATACACTTAGCTTTACTTGTAATAACTACCTAACCCCTTTATAGAAAGTAATGGTAACTTGTGTCATTTTTATATTATGTTCAAGTCACACCATAACATTGTCATAACATTATCACACCATAGCATTATCACAGCATTATCACACTATAACATTATCCCATAGCATTATCCCATTGTACCATTATCCTACCATTATCGCAACGTTATTGCACCATGGCGTTGTCATAACATTATCGCACCGTGTCGTTATCGCAACATTATTGCACCGTAACGTTATCATAGCATTAGCACGCCACAGCATTATCACACCATAACAATAACATTATCAGTAACCGGTGTAAAGTACCAATCAGCATAGGCTTTCCTCTCTTGTTTGAAGTGATATCAACCATTTCTTTGTTACGTCATCAAGTTTATCACACAAAGTGAGTTAATCTATCATTTACCATACAGCTGTGAAGTGCACTGACATGTCTGAACCCCTTTTCTGGGTACTGACTGATAAGAGACAGTATAGTGATAGGAGAAACATTATGGTGACAGTAGTTAGATGTGTTTACACATAAAGCTGTCTTTTATTGTACAGCTGTGCATGTCAATGTGCAATAATTTGATATATTTGATATAATCTCTTCGTTTACTGTATTTTACAGGTAGTGATGAAATTGGCTTCATTGTTACATCCCTTGCTCCCCTCTCACGCCGTCGCTTGACATAAAGAGTTAACTGAGCGGGGGAGAAACCTGAGAGCAGCTCTCCCCCCTCTGCTCGGCCAGCCAATCAGATCAGCCAGCCAGCCGGAGTTGAAGGGCTCTGAAAGTATAAAACCAAAGCGCTCTGCACAGAGAGGCAGGATCTTGAGCTCAAGCAACAAACTGGAAAGAGAAGGGTGCTTCTGCAAACCACCTGACAAAACAACAACCTGAGCCAACGAACAAACAAAGGAAAGCAGGCAACAATGAAGACAACACTAGCAACCCTGACTCATTGCCTGGTTATTCTGATGGCCACCGGCAACCCCTTCGAAAGGAGAGGAGGCTCGGCCACCAGCGGGAAGGAGAAGAAGTTGCAGTATGCAGCGTGGGACGACGTGAATGTGATCGCCCATGGCCTGCTCCAGCTAGGCCAAGGCCTCAAGGAGCATGTGGACAAAACCAAGGGTCAGATGAGGGACATCACTGCCACGCTGAAGGTCTTCAACGGCACTGCAGCGGACCTGGGCAAGGAGAGCCAGAGGCTTCAGGCGGAGGGCGAGGTGTTGAAGGCCAAGGCCCGGGGGCTGGAGGACAGGGAGGTCCAGGTGCTCAACGAAACGGCCGAGCTGAGGGAGAAGACAGCGGAGATGCAGCAGGAGAGGAAGCGGGTGGATGAGAGGATGAACAAGCTGGAAGAGAAGATGGATGACATGCTGCAGGGAGAGGGGCTGCCCGACATGAACATGGGCAACGCAGGCAACTACAGCGATGCACGCATCATTCAGGTAAGGAGGGAATCCATGACTCTATTTGGTCATTCATTGTGTTCGGAAAATAAGCCATGATACAATTGTGCATTTGGTGAAAAGGAAGGGAATCAAATGACTTGAGATAAAAATGGATTACTGACAAGACAGACTAAACTAACTGCTGCATGTCTCCCCCTTTGAGTTTACTTCTCTGCAGTTTCCATTGTATCCATTAATTTCTGATCACTTCAATTCTGATTGCCTCAGTTGTATGAAGACATTACCATACAATGCTTTTTGCAGTGAGCAGCCTGGCATATTCATTTACTGCGATAACATAACAAAACACCACAGCAAATTGATTAATTGATTAACATTAAGTAATGCGTAATACATTAGGCTACTAGTATTATACTTTCTCCTACATTAGTCATGCATAATAGTTTGACAAATGGCCTATTTGCTGATGTTCAGAGGAACAACTGGAGGGGGACAATAGATGCACTTTGATGGACAATAACAGTTGGTCTGGGATTATTTACATTGACTCAAAGGGACTTAAAGATATTCAGCCTGAAGCAATGTCTGAAGGCATGCCAGTGGGTGTGTTTATTGTGCTGGAGTGCGTGGACTACGTGCTAAACGTTGGCCAGACAAAGGAACTGCACGCATTCGTTTCAGAATGTGTGAATGATATTTAAACCATGATATTTGGAACATAGCCCAGTAGAGGAAAATGTCACTCTTGATTTAAAGATCACGTGGAGCTGCTATAAGACCTGACATTTACTTTTTTGTGGGATGGAAACCCCCGCGTTATTATGTGACCAGACTTACCTGGTTGGAAATTACAAAAGCTGTTGAATGTGCTCGGATAGGCGTGAAATGTGAAATGCGCCCCCATTCAAAGTACAAGCACATAGTTATAGTCTAAAAACACAGCTCACAATATCGGCTTTGTGGTGGGCTATTCCTATGTTATAAGAAAGCTAGGCTACTTAAAATTATGTCACTGGAGAAAAACTAACAGGGTACCTGTCTGTTTTCTTTCAGTGGATGCTCGAAGCTCAGAATAAACGTATTGATGACCTGGTCAACAGAATCCAACTCCAACAAGATAAACTTGAAAAGCAGAACGTGCGCATCAGGACCCTGCAACACCAGGTATGAAACATTCGGTGAATATCACTGACCCATGTATAATTATTTAAACAATTCATGAGGCTATAATGTAATATGAATTATTTAAAACGTCGTTTTACTTGCTCACTCAGATTCAGCTGAAAAAAGAGAGACCAGCATTCAGGCGTAAACCAGAAGAGGCCGTTCAAAATGGCAGCATTGAGCAGCGCGACTCACCCATCGGTATGTAAAGCCAAGCTTCATGTCAAATCTGTTGTTTAAATTGACGCCCAGACAAATATTGACCTCCCATGCCATCTGCTTTGAGGCTATGCGAGGCTTAAAACACAAAGTTTAACTGGAGTTCCCTCTAAATGACGTAAAGGTTAGACAGTAATTATAAGATAATTGCCTGCGCATAGCTATCTGCCCCAAGCCCGCGAAAAATGACGCACAGGTGATTAGCCATGCCAATTAATGCACCTACCAATGACTGAAAAAGTACATTACTTGTCTGAAGGAACGTTTTCATTGGGTTCacagtaaatataatatattCCCAGTATAAAGAAAAAAATCACAGTAGGAAGTGTCAATGGAGTTAGCTTACACACttaatacagtagtacagtaatTGTAAAAGTGATCATGATGTCCTCAACCTACACCCAAACCAGACAGCTGTTAACATCTGAACTGTACTACTGTGGCCAGCTCATAATGTGGGCTTTCATCAGTGCTATATGGAGCTTGATCATGGCCAAGTAGGGAAAAGTTCAGACACTAGTTCCAGGATTTCTGGCAATGGAACAATGATTAACTCATGGCAAGTTCCTGTTTAGTGCTCTTGCTGGGGTCTGGTCTCACTAAAAAGTCAGCATTGAGGGATATGAATGAATCAATAGGCCTATACAGGATATGTGAGTCATGATTTAACTCTGAATGTGACCTATGCGAACCATGTCACTTTATGGATGTTGGTCAGATATGTGATTGACCTACTCAGAGTTGATTGAAAAAGAAAGTAACAGTATCATACATACCATTTCAGTATATTGCCTGTTAAAACAAGTAAATTATCACTCTCTCAGTCAAAAGCAACGTGACTTGTGGTTCTATCTAAATAGTGGGTTTTACACTATTTCCCACTGTCTGATAGCCACTGAGGAAAGTAGGTGAAAGGTGAACCCACAGGCCCAGAATTGTGAGATGCAGTCACCCAGCAGAACACAATGAGTCGTCTCACAGCAAATTCTGACGTCAGCAGGATTTCAGGAATTCTATGAAAGAAACAAGTCATCTGGCTGGACTCCAATTGGGGGATAGTTCAGCTGTCTCGGACAGTGTTAACTCAGGGTCACATCCCCATCACAGATGGATAACTCACAAATCTGATGGAGcttggggtggaggagggggacttTTTGCAAatttagaacctaaaagggttctttggctatccccataagagaaccctctgaagaacactttttggttctagggagaacccttttggttccaggtagaacccttttgaatTCCATTGTAGAACCCTtcacacagagggttctacatagaacccaaaatagttctacctggaacattAAAGGTTTCTTTatagggacagccgaagaaccgttTATTAAGAGTGTATGTTCCTCAGATTAGGTCATTTGGCCCAGAGCCAGAAAAGTCATGAAAGAAGGCAAGGAAAAGAAGGCGGTTTAATTTAGTCTGGTGAACTTTGTACATACATCCTTTGTTGTTTTGAAGGCACTGACTGCATACCTCCTTGCTCCCTCCTTCCAGCCCTCCCATTTTTCCCTCTCACCATAAAACAGTGATACATCCCTCAAGAATGTGCAACCTTTCCCCCAGATCTATCAGAGTAGTCAAAAGTCCCtattctcccctcctccatccctccttcccctctccccatccccgtAGACCCCTGCTTCTCCAGCCGTAGATGAATGAGAAGTGTGCCAAAGTTGAGAGGAAACACTGACCCCAAGGCAAATCGCGACCACAACCACGTACCGTTAACCAATAGAGTTCATGCTTCGGCCTGAAAGGGTTATTCCAGAAGAGTGATGCATTGGGGTTCCATGGTCTGCTCTTATGTTTGTTCAATAGCAACCAAGTCAAATCAATATCAATCAAACCAAAACCAATATCGATTGATTGGCTCCAATTCAATTAAAATATTTATTTAGACAATTGATGCTGATAAAGAGCATCATAGCCGATGAAAGTATGCAGTATCTATCAAGTAGGCATTATATAAACTTGAACTCTTTTCTGGAAAACATTAAGGGTGTGCACCATCTCATGCATCatcaggcacatgacagccactgGGCCCCCATACCTTTTGTTGATGCTGCCTGGCTGTCTCTATCTCATTCTACCTCATGTGCACAGCAACCAATCGCTACTAAGCTCTCTTTTGTTCCGGGCAGGTCAGACTAGGGCACAGCACATTAACTCTTGAGCTTTGTTAGGTTTACAATTACTAATAAACCCACTTCATGACAAGGCCTCTTTATGGGCTAACATTCAGCATTCACAGACCTGGAGAGCTACAATGAAGAAGCCAATGATAGGGATCCCAGATAGGGAAACCAGATGTATCCTGATTCCTGAACATCTGACCTAGTTATTAAGGGAAAGGTAAACATCCCTACAAAATAATATTTTAAAACCCACCAAACCCCCACTTCAATACACACAGGTGTGAATTCCCTCAGTAGAAAACAAGTGGAGTTGTCAGAGGCAGAGAGGACTTTTGCCCCATAGCTCACAAACAAGTTCTATGTTGGCTGCTGTTCAAGGCGCTCAAGATAAGAAACCAGAGTTTTTGTTTTCTAGTTGAATGAGTCATTTATAAATAGAATATTTGTGCCAGCGAAGGGGAAAGGCCAAGGCACTGTTAGAACACAGACCTTGACGATGTGTACTGATACTGTCTTGAGATACGAGGTGTGGGAGAACAGTTGGTGAACCGTGttgtgtttttgtctttgtttttttcAGAGATGGCCTCAGATTGCCATGAGCTGTTCCTGAGAGGCGAGACGGCCAGCGGAGTGTACACCATTCAACCATTAAACTCCCAATCCTTTGAAGTCTTCTGCGAAATGACAACTGGTAAGTGGAGTTAGCCAGGATTTTGGCTCACCGTATAAGGTTACCCTATAGCTTAGTTTATGAACATATTGTATCCGTACATGTATGACAGTTGGCAGTAGTAAAAAAAGACTTATCCCActgctctttctctttcctctctacagAAGGTGGCTGGACCGTGATCCAGAGGCGCCAGGATGGCTCAGTTGACTTTGACCAGCTATGGCAGGCCTACCAGAGCGGCTTTGGCAGTCTGAATGGTAAATATATCCTCTGTTGTCTTTTATCATCTCCCTCAATACTTTCCTCTGGAGCTAGCTAGCGAGGTCACACCGAGCATCGGACAGTACCACCCACATCCACAGCATAGAACAGTACAGCACAGAGCTCTTGACCCGAAACCTCCCGGTTCAGTTTGATTAACAAGCAGTGATACTAACACTGATACAGGATTGTAGATATCAAGATCAAGGGATCAAATGGATTTTGATATGGTAGATTTGGCATAAACAACCCTCTAATCTCCAGCTTTAATGTCCCTGGTGGCTTTAGGTGTCAGAAGTGACCAAATCGCATGGTCTATTCCTGTTAAATTAGATTAAGTGATTACCAGCCCTGCTACGATCAGATCCTTTAAATTAACGAAGACACTGAGATATCTGGACACATGTATGGAGACTTTGCACATGCTACCACAGCCACGGATCAGGTTTTAACTcctttgatctctctctctctctctaggtgagtTCTGGCTTGGTCTTGAGAAGATGAGCGCCGTGGTCAAAGACACAGACTACATCCTCAAGGTTAAGTTCTCCGACTGGAGGGACGATTCTGAGAGCATCCAGTACCCCATCCGTCTCGGCGGGGAGGAGAGCCACTACGCCCTCCACATCCAAGAGACCTCCAACGGCAACCTGGAGAGCGCCCTGGCTACCGAGGCCTCCGGCCTGCCCTTCTCCACCCGCGACCAAGACAATGACCAGAAGAGCGACACCAACTGCGCCAAACACCTCTCTGGTACGTCTCCTCTTTTTCAAAGTTCGAAGTTACTATTTTGCTGAATTCTATCTAAGATTTATTTAGTCTACGATTTCAGATTTATTTAGTCTAAGGTGTATCTCTCTATGACTCAAATTGGGAATGTAGCAGCCAATCTAACCAGATGTTTGTTCTCTTTCTCCAGGTGGCTGGTGGTTCAGCAACTGTGGACGTTCCAACCTGAACGGCCGCTACTTCATGAGCCCTCCTCCCAAGCAGAGGCATCAGAGGAAGCAGGGGGTCTTCTGGAAGACCTGGCGTGGCCACTACTATCCCCTGAAGACCACCGTCATGATGATCGCCCCCGCTGTGATCGAGAACAAGTCATAGAGGAAAGATGCTCAGCATTCTGACACATTTTCTCCTCTTGAACTGAAACACTGTTAGAGGTGGTTGTCCGATGACTTGGGTAAGCTACCCAGTCGGTCCTGGCTTCACCCAGTGAGACTTCCAACAAAGACAAGGCCATTATAAAACACTCAATAACTCATACTTGAATGGGCTCCATGTTTCCAATTCTCTGTTTTTCAAAAGTCTTAAAGTCTCTCAGCTGGATTCACAACCGAACAATGCATAAATGTATCTTTAAGATGTTAAAAAGTACATGTGCATGTGAATCTAGCAGTGGAAAGTTAGCAAGGGTGTTTCACCACAGCTGTGGTATGAGTTCACTTTTAATCACTGTTTAAAGCAACCTTGGGCCTCTCAGACTGCATCAATGAATGGAGCAGAATGAGGCGAGTTCCAACATGTGTTTTGTGTTGCAAGAAACCAAGCATTTTCCACGTTAAGACCTAtctgacagtggtttctgaatgCAAGAGCTCTCCCAGAGTTTTAACAGTGATTTCTAGCTAGAGCAAAGTTTTGTCAGCATGAACACTGTAGTTGTACAAGTGGGGCAGCTCTAGAGAGTTTCTTAATCCGATTGTATGGACCAAATGGTGACTGAAACAATTTGTTGTTTTTCCACATGAAAGTAATGCCATTAGCTTTCCAAAGGCATTATATAAAAAATAATCACTGTAATCTATAATTACAGAATTACAGGATGTAATGAGACAGAACGTGTGTAAAGTATTTTTCAACAATGGTGGTTTCATTGTCTAAATTTAAAGTTATTCTATGGAGCAAACACCATTCCAGCTTCTGTACAATGTAAACCTACTTCTCCTGCAGTTTTATTTTGAATCAAAGTAAGCTCACGATCCACTGTTGTGTTCTCGTGGAGATTTTTTTATCTTTCAGTCACATTGACTGTTCTTAAAATGACCAGAGTCATATATTTCTGTCTAGTGTGTGATGAATGAATGTCGACTGTCTCTTCAGAACCTTGACTGTATGTAACTTGTCAAATTCTCTATTGTTCTTGTCGATGACTTGAGTTTTTTTGTGCCTTCTTTATTTATAAGTTGTAAAGAATCTTTATATATTTCTGCTATCACCTGTTTGTAATTTATATGGTCTATTTCAAGTTTTCCAGTTGTGTAAAAttgctgttgttttttttaagaGAAAATAAACTGATCTTTGGCATGAACCAGCCAATGAAATTGATCTTTGGCATGAAACAGCCAATTCTCTGTCTGATCTCTGATCAAACACACTGATGCAGCTGGAAACATAATCCAGAAGTGAGCCAATGACCAGAATTGAGTATCAAAAAAAGACCACATGAAGAAATCACGTGGTTGTCGGACAcgtgaaatatataaatatatatctttttttatgTGTGAAAATTCACATGTAGTGTTTTTCCCTCGTGAAAAAATACATTCCCATGTGACATTTTTTTCCACATGTTTATCTATCACCACTTCCAGCTACAATTTAGTCTCCCATCCCGGGACAGACTTTGCAATATGTTACTTTTGAGTTTGTGTCAcatagagtaggccagaaggctaaactggataacctaacctctatcaaaataaaaagatggcggaaccgcaaaagttcttctgtgcaaaggtgtttatttacaagtgattccggaacaaaaaaacagtactgccatcaacgtctaccttatgggacagcttaaaaacaatgctgccccatccacagctcaatccaaactgcctctccagagactgaaagagaggcttcttttgtagggctagcccctcccctcagaacaattaaccctaattaattaatcaattaacaatagaaacctacattttccatgaactaaacatactaaaggatatacattgcaatacggttttaaacaatatcacaacataacatttacaacattacatcactactgacaatatctttcaatatgcccatatgcattaatgagccatttgggacaggcactataaagccaacccaattcccttagctcgggtccttttccagcatacccggaagctacagagatggagagagaggaacagaacaaacaaacaatgcgctcatccacaacattgataagtataataattattgtatctctcaaatatgaacattgacaattgtgaaatgcatgcaccaagacagaaggttttgtgtgtcgacccacattgttaacttatcttataatggcgcagggaggagtgatgaatgtgtgtgcgttaaagaaccaaatgctgcccgcggccagtgacggacttctacatcacattaccttcctcctctcctgaagcgaccatgttcgggagtcttgataggtagtccgcagtaacgttctcttttcctgccttgtgacggacacagaacctgaagggctggagctccagataccacctggtcacacgagaattccggtccttcatggtctggatccaggtcagtgctctgtggtccgtgtgcaggtcaaattccctcccaagaaggtagtaacggaggctatctagggcccactttatagccaggcactccttttcgattgtagaatacctggtttccctgggcaacagcttccgactcaggtacagcacaggaagctcttctcctggctccccttgggccagtacagctccaattcctacagccgaagcatccacctgcacgagaaatctcttccgaaaatcaggggtctggagaacagggaatgagcacagtcgttttttcagtgtcatgaaggcttcctcacactcctcagtccacttcacagggttgctggcccccttcgaagtgaggttggtcagagggaCAGCGATGGTCGAAAACTGTGGAATGAATCTCCGGTACCACCCTGCCAGACCTAGGAAGGACTTCACCTGTGTCTTGGTTCTGGGTCGAGGGCTATTCCTGATGGACTCCACTTTCTCCACCTGAGGCCGAACTTTACCCTTACccagctggtaacccaggtactttgtctcctgtttcgcccactcacacttcaggaggttaagcgtgaggcctgcttcatggatcttccccaggactctgctaagatgctgtatgtgctcctcccaggagtggctgtagatcaccacgtcgtccaagtaagcagcacagtaatcgtcacagtcctggaggaccttgtccatcagcctctggaaagtcgcaggggccccatgaaggccaaacggcatgaccttgaactggaacaggcccattggcgtccggaatgcagtgtaggccttggattgttcatccaggggcacctgccagtaccctttgcagagatccaatgtggtgatgtaatgagctctacctattctctccagtaagtcgtcaatgcggggcatgggataggcatcaaactgggagatgggaaggcttctgggaaccgggtggcatagtcacagatcaccaatatatacttgtaacctgcactactcttctccaagggtccaacaatgtccattgcaattctcttgaatggggtagagataactggcagtgaacatagaggagcccgttcagacctacggacagcactggttttctggcacgtggggcatgatttgcagtatttttgtacatcagtatacatggagggccaaaagaaacgggagcctagcctaagataggtcttatgttgccctagatggcctgcccatggaactgtatgtgcaaggttgagaacaagtggtctacaggtagatggcaccacatcgtggcgcagggaggagtgatgaatgtgtgtgcgttaaagaaccaaatgctgcccgcggccagtgacggacttctacatCACAGTTTGTGTTTTGCTTTTAATATAATTATTTTTGTTTGCTATAAGAATTTTGTTCTTGACTGCAGAAGTTCCAATGAAATTGATCTTTGGCATGAAACAGCCAATTCTCTGTCTGATCTCTGATCAAACACACTGATGCAGCTGGAAACATAATCCAGAAGTGAGCCAATGACCAGAATTGAGTATCAAAAAAAGACCACATGAAGAAATCACGTGGTTGTCGGACAcgtgaaatatataaatatatatatattttttatgtgtGAAAATTCACATGTAGTGTTTTTCCCTCGTGAAAAAATACATTCCCATGTGACATTTTTTTCCACATGTTTATCTATCACCACTTCCAGCTACAATTTAGTCTCCCATCCCGGGACTGACTTTGCAATATGTTACTTTTGAGTTTGTGTTTTGCTTTTAATATAATTATTTTTGTTTGCTATAAGAATTTTGTTCTTGACTGCAGAAGTTTTGCTTGATATTAATGCAACATAAGCAGCTCACACACTAAAGGATTGCACCatataataacactattactctatTCAAGGGGCAATAAGTAGTTGCTACGTCCATTTTTCGACTCATAAATTAATGAtttgtacccattgattcttgaagaatataacttataaaacaaatgcctcatgagctcgTATCCCATCAGAACCcagaatataagcttgttttattcCAACGTtagtaaacaaagtaaatgtaaacaaacactattatGCCTCAAAACATGGTAACAACTATAGTTGTGATATAATGGATGGTCAGTCGttacatccatagctctgtctattaatctgaggtTACATTTCTCATTCATAGACAGGACTATGGATGCtaagactgaccatccatgatatagaAATTATACTTTTAATCATGTTTTTAGGCTATACAGTGGTTGTTTaaatttactttgtttacaaacattggagttcaacaagcttatattttggctTCTGATGGaatacgacagttgaac encodes:
- the LOC135558517 gene encoding angiopoietin-related protein 4-like, which produces MKTTLATLTHCLVILMATGNPFERRGGSATSGKEKKLQYAAWDDVNVIAHGLLQLGQGLKEHVDKTKGQMRDITATLKVFNGTAADLGKESQRLQAEGEVLKAKARGLEDREVQVLNETAELREKTAEMQQERKRVDERMNKLEEKMDDMLQGEGLPDMNMGNAGNYSDARIIQWMLEAQNKRIDDLVNRIQLQQDKLEKQNVRIRTLQHQIQLKKERPAFRRKPEEAVQNGSIEQRDSPIEMASDCHELFLRGETASGVYTIQPLNSQSFEVFCEMTTEGGWTVIQRRQDGSVDFDQLWQAYQSGFGSLNGEFWLGLEKMSAVVKDTDYILKVKFSDWRDDSESIQYPIRLGGEESHYALHIQETSNGNLESALATEASGLPFSTRDQDNDQKSDTNCAKHLSGGWWFSNCGRSNLNGRYFMSPPPKQRHQRKQGVFWKTWRGHYYPLKTTVMMIAPAVIENKS